The sequence AGGTATTCCGATAGCCACCGGTGCTGCATTAAGTTCCAAGATGAAAAAAGACGGAAGGGTAACCCTCTGCTTTTTCGGCGATGGTGCTTCAAACCAGGGGGTTTTTCACGAGTCACTAAATCTAGCTTCAATATGGAAACTCCCGGTAGTATATATATGTGAGAACAACCAGTACGGGATGTCGGTACCTGTTCAGAAGGCCAGTGCTGTAGTTGATATTGCCGAAAAGAGCAGGGCTTATAATATACCGGGAGAAATCGTCGATGGTAATGATGTGCTTTCCGTGTATGCCGTTGTTAAAAAGGCAGTGGAACGGGCGAGAAAAGGTGAAGGGCCTTCATTAATAGAGTGTAAAACATATCGCTGGATGGGCCATTCAAAAAGTGATGCAAATGTATACAGGAGCAAAGAAGAGATAAAATCGTGGAAAGAAAAATGCCCGATCAGGAGATTTGAAGAATATCTTATAAATAACAGAGTCGCATCAGAACAGGAAATAGAAAAGATAAAGAGAGAAGTAGAGGAATATATCCAAAAGGCCGAAGAGTTCGCCTTGAAAAGCCCTGAGCCATCTATAGACGGGATTTCTGATGGGGTATATGCATAATCTAGAAATAGGGGAGTGAACAATATGGCACAAATTACTTATATTCAGGCATTAAGGGATGGAATACGGGAAGAAATGCAGAGAGACGAAAACGTATTTATAATGGGTGAAGATGTCGGCCTATATGGCGGTGCCTTTAAGGTTACCCAGGGGCTCCTCGATGAATTCGGTGAAGAACGGGTAAGGGATACACCGATTTCAGAAGCAGCCATTGCCGGTCTGGCTGTTGGAGCAGCTTTAACGGGTATGCGGCCCATTGCTGAAATAATGTTCTTTGACTTTACTACCCTTACTATGGACCAGATTATCAATCAGGCTGCTAAAATAAGATACATGTTTGGAGGAAAGGCAAAGGTACCTATGGTTTTAAGGGCTCCTATGGGGTGCGGGACCGGGGCAGCTGCTCAGCATTCTCAGAGCCTGGTGGCTCTTTTTGCCCATATCCCCGGCCTTAAAGTTGTAATGCCTTCAACCCCTTATGATGTAAAAGGGTTGATAAAATCGGCAATAAGGGATGATAATCCGGTTATTTTTGCGGAACACAAGCTGCTGTACTGGACCAAAGGCGAAGTCCCTGAAGGGGATTATATCGTTCCCTTAGGGGAAGCTGACATAAAGAGAAAGGGTAAGGATGTTACTGTAATTGCAGGGTCTATTATGGTTCCGAGGGCATTGGAAGCTGCGGGTATACTTGAAAAAGAAGGAATAGATGTTGAAGTTGTTGACCCTAGAACCCTTGTGCCGTTAGATGAAGATACTATAATGGAATCGGTTATAAAAACAGGGAGGGTTCTAATCGTAGAAGACGACTGCAGAAATAATGGCTGGGGTGCAGAAGTTGCTGCAAGGATAGCAGGAGGAGAAGCCTTCGATTATCTTGATGCTCCGATTATGAGGCTGGCGGGTTTGGATATCCCTATACCCTATAATCCCAAATTAGAGAAAAAGGCCGTTCCGCAGGTTGAGGATATCGTAGATGGAATAAAACAGGTCCTTTTATAGGAGACAAAGGAGGGTGCTTAAATGGCAACACTGGTTAAAATGCCCAAATTGGGTCTAACAATGACAGAGGGGACTATAGTAAAGTGGTTAAAAAAGGAGGGCGAAACCGTAGAAAAAGGAGAACCCCTCTTAGAAATTCTTACAGATAAGGCAACACTGGAGGAGGAATCTCCGGCTTCAGGAATTTTAAAGAAGGTGTTGTACCAGGAGGGAGCGGTTGTAGGAATAGGCAAAACTATTGCGGTGATAGCAAAGGAAGATGAGGATATAGCCGGATTGGATCTGGAAGGGGAATATGATACACCCCCTTCGGAAAAGGGAAAAAATGCAGCGGGAATCCAGAACAAAGGGGAAAAGAAACCCGTTACGGCATCGGACAGGGTCAAGGCATCACCGGCCGCCAAAAGAAGGGCCAGGGAAGAAGGTATTGACATAGGACAGGTTCAAGGAACAGGACCCGGCGGTCGGATTATTGAACAGGATATTATCGATTTTGTAAAATCCGCTAAAACGAAGGTATCACCTACCGCAGAAAAGATTGCGGTGTCTAAAGGCATTGACGTAAAAGAAATCGTTCCTGAAAAAGGTATAAGGGTTATGAAAGAGGATGTATTGAAGGCTGTAGGCCGCGGGAAGAAAACACCGCTGTCGGGGATGAGAAAGATAATTGCCGACAAGATGGTATTGAGTAAAAATACCATTCCCCATTATTATGTCAGTATGGATGTGGATATGACGGAGGCCGTCCGGTTAAGGGAAAATATAAATGGCTTTTTAAAGGATTCGGACATAAAACTTTCATATAATGATATTTTAATCAAGGCATCTTCCCTTGCCATAAGGGAATTCCCTGTAGTCAACAGCTATGTGGATGGGGAGGCAGTTGTATTCAAAGAAGAAATAAATATAGGTATTGCCGTTGCCCTTGAAGACGGCTTGATCGTGCCTGTGATTAAAAACGCCGATAAAAAGGGCCTAAAACAGATCGCATTTGAAAGGGAACAGCTGATCGAAAAGGCCAGGACGAATAAGCTGCTGCCCGATGAATTTTCAGGGGGTTCCTTTACTATTTCCAGCTTAGGGATGTTCGGGGTGGATAGATTTACTGCAATAATAAACCATCCCGAAACGGCTATTCTCGCTGTTGGAAGGATAAAAAAACAGCCGGTTGTTGAAGAAGATAATATTGTAATAAGGCCTATAATGAATTTAACCCTTTCTGCCGACCACCGGGTTATCGATGGGGCTTTAGCTGCAGCTTTCCTTAATAAGATAAAAGAGTATCTCGAAAACCCGTTTTTACAGCTTATGGAGGGTTAATGTGCACATCTGACATTTTTTAATTCTGAGGCAAAAAACTCCTTGATAATACCGGCCGACAATTAATATAATAAAGTGGAGTATAGATTAGTTTCCACAAAGAAGGAGGCCCTAGCATAATGGAAAACCAGTACGACATTACCGTTATAGGAGGAGGCCCCGGCGGTTATGTAGCGGCAATAAAAGGGGCCAAAATGGGAGGAAAGGTAGCTATAATAGAGAAGGACAAATTAGGTGGAACCTGCCTAAACAGGGGATGTATACCTACAAAGGTTCTGGTAAACAGTGCTCATGTTTTCAATACCATAAAAAGGGCAGGGGAATTCGGGATAGAAGTTAAAGATCCGGCTGTTAATGTTCCGGCTTTATATAACAGAAAAGATGCCGTTGTCAGTAGACTCAGACAGGGAGTGGAGTATTTAATAAAAGCAAATAAAATCCGGCTTTTCCGCGGGGAGGGGAAAATAACGGGGGAAAATTCCGTAGAAATCCTTACGGATTCAGGAGAGCAGACTGAAGTCCGCACCCGAAATATAATAATAGCAACGGGTTCTGAGCCGGCCAAGATACCTGTTCCCGGGATAGAGCTCGAAGGGGTTATAACCAGTGATGAAGCCCTTAACTTAAAATCCTTACCTGACAGCGTAGTTATCATAGGGGGAGGGGTTATAGGTCTTGAATTTGCAAGTATTTTCAACAGCTTTGGAGTAAAAACAGCAGTTGTAGAGATGCTGCCCCGAATTCTTCCCCAGGAAGATGAAGAGATTTCCCGGGAATTATATGGTATAATAAAAAGGGATAGGGTAGATATATATGTAAATTCCAGGGTGGAAAAGATAGAAAAGGGTGAAAAGGGCCTTGGAGTAGTCTTTGAAGAAAAAGGCAGTGTGCGGAGGATAGAAGGGGAAAGGGTTTTAATAGCAGTTGGAAGGAAGCCTGTTGTCTGTGAAATGAATGGAATCGACATTACATTAAAGGGTAAATTCATCGATGTGGATGACAGAATGAGGACAAATTATAAAAACATCTATGCTGTAGGGGATGCAGCCGGAGGCCCCCTTTTAGCCCATGTTGCCTTTGCAGAGGGTATAGTGGCAGCCGAGAACTGCATGGGCAGAGATTCAAAAATTGATTATAAAGTTGTGCCGAGGTGCATATTTACTCATCCGGAGGTTGGGGCTGTCGGACTGACGGAGGAAGAAGCCAGAAGGAGATTTAGGGATATAAAAATAGGGAAATTCCCCTTTAGTGCCAACGGCAAGGCCCTGGCCATGGGTGAAAATGAGGGATTTGTGAAAATCATTGCGGATTCAGAATGGAATGAGGTTTTAGGGGTGCATATATTGGGTCCAAATGCTACGGAATTGGTTGCCGAAGGTGCCCTTGCTATTAAACTGGAATCAACGGCCGAAGAAATCGCTGAAACTATACATGCCCATCCGACCCTGGCGGAAGGGATTATGGAGTGTGCCCATGATATACTGGGAGCCCCCCTGCATAAAATCTAGATTAGTTTCTGGAGGAGAATATATATGACAGAAAGACTGCCCCCATGGTTAACCCGGCGGGTTCCAAAGGCTGAAGTTCTTGAAGAAATGAAAGATATGCTTGAAGGTCTGGGTCTTCATACCGTTTGCGAGAGCGCTCACTGCCCCAATATAGGGGAGTGTTTTGCTAAAAAGACGGCCACATTTATGATACTAGGGGACCGGTGTACCAGGAATTGCCGTTTCTGTGCAGTTACCTCAGAAAAGCCGTTACCGGTTGATAAAGATGAACCTATAAGGGTTGCCAGGGCAGTTGAAAACCTTCGGCTAAAGCATGTAGTTATTACCTCGGTTACAAGGGACGATTTAGAGGATGGAGGGGCTTTTATCTTTGCCAGCACAATATCGGAGATAAAGAAAATAAATCCCCCTCCTACTATTGAGGTCCTCATTCCAGATTTTCAGGGCTCAATTCAGGCCCTTGGAAAGGTTATCGATGCCCATCCGGAAATAATTGCCCACAATGTAGAAACCGTTCCAAGGCTCTATCCACAGGTAAGGCCTCAGGCAGATTATAGGCGTTCCCTTAACATAATAAAGATGGTCAAAGATAAACAACCTGATATATATACAAAATCTGGGTTGATGGTGGGGCTGGGTGAGACAAAAGAGGAGGTCCTTGGATTAATGGATGACCTTAGGGGTTCAGGATGTGATATAATTACAATAGGTCAGTACCTGAGACCGTCCTCTAAACATCTGGAGGTTAAAGAATTCATAAAACCGGAAGTTTTTGAATATTATAAAAATGAAGCGCTGAAAAAAGGTTTTAAGCACGCGGCTTCTTCACCTTTTGTAAGGAGTTCATACAATTCCGAGGAGTTTTTCTTAACACTTACAAAAAGGCAATAAGGGGGACAGAATGATGACAACTAAAATGGAAGCTGAGCTGTTTTGCCTGCACTGTAAAGAAGATACCCCCCATACCGTTGTTTATGTGGGTCAGAGCTTGAAAAGGATTAAATGCAATAAATGCGGAAGCGCATTGGAAATAAAAAAGGATAAGCTCATTGAACACTATGCTGTTGACTTTATTGAGAGGGTCTTTACAAAACCCTACAGGATGACCAAAGAACTGGAAGGTGATCTGAAAAAATTTATAATTTCTTTACCTATCAGGATTATCACGAAACCTTATCGCATTGCCAAAGAGGTGGAAGACCTTATCAGCGGCAGAAAAGATGAATGAAAATACTAAAGGGTGACAGCTTCACCCTTTTGATATATTATATATTTATTTATAAAATAAAAGAAGTAAGGGGGAATAAGAGTTTGAAAGGGATCGCTGCATCTCCGGGTATAGCTATTGGACATGCCTATGTTTTAAAAGAAGAGGAAATACTCATCAATACTCAAAACATTTCAGAAAGTGAAGTCGATAAAGAAATAAAAACCTTTGAAGAGGCAGTTTTAAAGTCAAAACAGCAGTTAGAAAGAATTAAAACCAGAACGGAACTTGAAATGGGTAAAGACAAAGCGGAAATATTTAAAGCCCATATAATGGTGTTGGAAGACCCGGCCCTTATAGAGGAAGTGAAGCAGAAGATTAGAAACGAAAGGATTAAAGCCGATAATGCCGTTGATCAGGTTATAAAGGAATTTGTTGCAGTGTTTGAAGCAATGGAAGACGAATACATGAAAGAGAGGGCTGCCGATGTTAAGGATGTGGGCACAAGGCTGTTAAAAAACATATTAAATATTCCCTTTCAGAGCCTTGCCGACATCCAGGACGAAGTTATAGTTGTCGCCAGGGATTTAACACCTTCAGATACCGCTCAGATGAATAAAAGTAAGGTAATGGGTTTTGCCACAGATATCGGAGGGCGTACTTCCCATTCCGCTATTATGGCCAGGTCCCTGGAGATTCCGGCCGTTGTCGGGTTAGGCAATATTTCATCCAGCACGAAAAATGGAGATACGGTTATACTGGACGGCAATGATGGGATAGTTATCATAAATCCCGATGAAACTACCCTTGAAAGGTATTTGGAATTAAAAGAGCAACACAAAAAATTGCAGGAGGAACTGGCTAAATTAAGGGAACTTCCTGCTGAAACATTGGATAAACACAGGGTAGAACTGGCGGCAAACATAGGGACACCAAAAGATGTAAAAGGTGCCCTCGATAATGGTGCTGAAGGTATCGGCCTTTACAGGACGGAGTTTTTATATATGGATAGGGATAACCTTCCGACAGAAGATGAGCAGTTTGAGGCTTACAAAGCCGTTGCCGAAGCCATGGAGGAAAAACCGGTAATAATCAGGACCCTTGATATCGGTGGAGATAAGAGGCTTCCGTATATTGATTTCCCGGAGGAATTAAACCCGTTCCTGGGTTGGAGGGCAATAAGGATGTGTCTTGACAGGCCGGAAATAATAAAAACCCAGTTAAGGGCAATTCTTAGGGCCAGTTCCTACGGGAAACTGCGAATTATGTATCCCATGGTTTCGAATATTTCCGAGGTTAGAAGGGCGAATGCCATCTTAGAAGAAGCCAAAAAGGAGCTCGAAAGAGAGGGGATATCCTTTGACAGAGAGATAGAAGTGGGGATAATGGTAGAAATCCCAGCAGCAGCTGTTGCAGCTGATATACTGGCAAAAGAAGTGGATTTCTTCAGTATAGGTACAAATGACCTGATTCAGTATACCCTGGCGGTTGACCGGATGAACGAAAATATTGCCCATCTGTATCAGCCCCTTCACCCGGCTATTTTACGCCTGATTAAAAATGTGATCGAGGCATCTCATACCAATGGAATATGGACGGGTATGTGCGGCGAAATGGCCGGTGATGTTAATGCAGCTCCTATACTTCTGGGTCTCGGCCTTGATGAGTTTTCAATGAGCGCCGTTTCCATACCGCGGGTTAAGAAGATAATAAGGTCGCTGACCTTAAAGCAGGCAAAAAAAATAGCCGATAAAGCCTTAAACATGGAATCCCCTGAAGATATAGAAGAATATATGAAGGATATTGTTAATCAAATTTTAAAAACTGAATAAATTTATAGGGGCACCGGGGAAAACCGGTGTCTTTTTATGTATAGCGCGATTTTAAGGAGGAATAATACACTTTAAGGTGAAGGACGAATGACAAAAATAAGGAAGTCCCAAAAAAATAAACAGAATAAATTAAGAGATGAAATCGAAAAATCTAAGGGAACTCTGAAATACGAGATAGCTGAAGAATTAGGACTTCTTGAAAAAGTAAGAAAACTCGGATGGGGAGGCCTTTCGGCAGAAGAAACCGGAAGAATAGGCGGCCTTGTTGCCAAAAGAAAAAGGGAAATGAGAATGAGAGGGAAATAGGCTTGTTTATAGAGAATAAATATTATATAATGGTAAAGGAATAATTCTTTAAAAAGCAATACTTGCTCTAAAAAATCGTTGGTTTAAACAGGTGCCCGTTAACCGGGTTAAAAGGGAATCAGGTGAAAATCCTGAGCGGTCCCGCCACTGTAAACCGGGGAGTGAACCCGCATATATGCCACTCAATTTTTTGGGGAAGGCGCGGGGGAACGGTGAACCGTAAGCCAGGAAACCTGCCTGTTTAGATGTACCGTAAACCTTCGTAGGAAAGGGGGGGTACCCGTGATAGCCAAAATATCCTCAGCCTTTCAAACAGGAGGCTGAGTTTTTTTATAATAGCTGAATAAACTTAGAGCCAAATTCTATTCAGAATGTCGGGAGGTAATGATATTGAAAAAGATGGTATTGAAAAGAAGGGGAATAACATTAACCGTAATTTTCCTTTTGCTGATATTTTTACTTTTAACCGGCTGTTCGAAAAAAACCGGAGATATTGTAAAGGATTCAGAAGGATTTCCCGTTCATATAGTCGATGATATGGGGAGAAACGTTGTTATAGACCGGGAACCTCAAAGGATAATTTCCCTTGCGCCGAGCAATACGGAAATCCTCTTTGCACTGAACCTGGGAGAAAGAATTGTCGGGGTTACGGAATATTGTGATTATCCTCAGGAAGCAAATAATAAGGAAAAGATAGGAGGATTTTCAACACCGAATATTGAAAAGGTCATATCCCTTAATCCCGATCTGGTAATAGCAACCAGTATGCATCAAAAAGCGGTAGAAGAGCTTGAAAGGCTGGGAGTCCCTGTTATAGTCCTGTTCCCCAAAAAGGTATCGGACGTGCTGAAAAATATAACCCTTATTGGCAGGGCTACAGGTCAGGAGGATGTGGCAGAAGGTCTTGTTAAAGACCTTAAAGCACGAATGGATGCGGTGACTGATAAGACGGGGAAGATTCCCGAGGGAAAACGGCCCAGGGTCTATTATGAGGTGTGGCATGACCCTTTAATAACCGCAGGGCCCGATACCTTTGTTGATGACCTTATTACTCTAGCAGGGGGTATTAACATTGCAGGAGATTCAAAATCCAGTTATCCTGAAATCAGCCTGGAAGTTGTAATACAAAAGGACCCCCAGATATTCATTTATTCGCATCATGGAGACAGTCGGCAGGACATAGGACAGATATACAGCAGGCAGAACTGGCAGGATATTTCGGCCATTAAAGATAGAAAGATTTATACTATCGACCAGAACCTGGTTCAAAGGGGTACACCGAGGCTTGTGGATGGGTTAGAAGAACTGGCAAAAATGCTACATCCCGACCTATTTTGACCTGTTTTAAAGATAGACTTTATAAGAGGGATAATAATGGGAAATGTGTATAAAAGGAAAAAATGGCTTAAGATATTCTTCGTGTTGATTATTCTCCTGCTCATATCAATAGTTTTTTCTTTAGGGATAGGTGCTGTCAAAATACCGGCAGGGGATATCATAGGTATTTTTGTAAAAAGGATACTATATCCCGGCAGCCAGTTGAATCCGTCATGGCCTGAAAGCTTTGAAACCATTATTCTCAATATCAGATTACCCAGGGTTGCCCTTGCCGCCCTTGTCGGCATGGCCTTAGCCCTTGCCGGTACTACATATCAGGGGATTTTTATTAATCCTATGGCTGACCCTTACATTATAGGAGCGTCTTCCGGAGCATCCCTTGGGGCGTCAATAGCTATTGCACTGTCTTTAAATTTCAGTTTCTTGGGCATAAGCTCCGTCCCCTTTTTCGCCTTTTTGGGGTCATTGGGGACTGTTGCCCTGGTGTACAGACTGGCTAAAACAGGTGAAAAGATTCCGGTAATGACCCTTCTGCTCTCGGGAATTGCCGTTACCACCTTTGTATCTGCCTTTGTTTCTCTGTTTGTATATTTTAGCGGTCAAAGGCTTCACCAGATTCTCTTCTGGATGATGGGCGGATTTGCTTCTGCAAGCTGGTTGTATGTTAAAATGATATTCCCTTATGTTATTCTGGGTTTCGCAGTTAACCTGTTTTTTGCAAGGGAGTTAAACATTATGCTCCTGGGTGAAGAGACGGCCTACCATTTAGGGGTGTCTGTGGAGAAACTCAAGAAAATGCTTTTGATATCTTCTTCTATACTTACAGCTGCAGCAGTATCTGTAAGCGGAATAATCGGCTTCGTAGGTCTGGTAGTGCCCCATATGGTAAGATTGGTTGTAGGTCCAGACCACAGAATCCTGGTACCTTCAAGTGCACTTTTCGGGGCTTCATACCTTATCCTGGCAGATACTATTGCCAGAAGCGTCCTTCCTCCGGAGGAAATACCGGTAGGCATTATAACATCCATTTTTGGAGGGCCGTTCTTTATCTATCTGCTGAAACGGAGAAAAGACCAGATTTTTTTAGGGGGGTAAGTTTTGGATAAAGGGAAACTGTATTTTATCACCGGTGGGGCCAGAAGCGGAAAAAGCACCTTTGCCGAAAAGCTGGCAGCGTCGTTTCAGAAAAAGGTACTGTATATTGCTACCTGTGAACCCTGTGATGAGGAAATGGTTAAACGGGTCAAGCTTCACAGGGAAAGAAGGCCCCTTTCATGGGAAACCATAGAAGAGCCTTATGATGTTGAAACGGTAATATCGACCTATGGAAACAGGTACGGCACAATCCTTATCGATTGCCTGACCCTTTTTGTTACCAATCATTTGCTGAAAACCAACCCTATTGATGATTACAGCAGTGAGGATGATAGAGAGAAAGAAGTGCTTCAGCATGTGGAGAATATGGCAAAATGGCTTCTAGCGGTAGATGCTCATGGGATTATTGTATCCAATGAAGTAGGGATGGGGCTGGTTCCGGATAATCCCTTAGGCCGCTTTTACAGGGATGTGCTGGGTAAGGCAAACCAGATTGCAGCTTCCATGGCCCATGAAGTGTATTTTATGGTTTCTGGAATCCCTTTAAGGATAAAATAAAAAGCGCAAAAAAATTTTAGGACGGGGGATGAAAATGAATAAACCTTTTGAAAAAGGGCTCATTCAGGTATATACCGGCAACAGCAAGGGCAAGACTACAGCAGCCCTGGGTTTGACCCTCAGGGCCGTAGGGCACGGCCTTAAAGTGTGTATTATACAGTTTTTGAAAGGGAGCATGTACACGGGAGAACTGTTTTCGGCCCAGAGACTCTATCCTAATGTTGAAATATACCAGTTCGGAAAAAACTGTCCATATGCATCCTTAATAAAAGATGGATTTATGAAGTGTATCGGCTGTGGAGAGTGTTTTGTAATGAGGGAAAAGATTACACCGGTAGACAGGGAAATAGTTTCAAAGGCTGTAGGATTTGCCGAAGGGGTTGTTTTAAGTGAAAAATATGATATTGTGGTGCTGGATGAGATTAGCCATGGAATAAATGTTGGCTTAATAGACCTCAATGAAGTCCTGGAACTGTTGAACCGCAAACCTGAAAGGTTAGAACTGGTTTTGACAGGCAGGAATATGCCCGAAGAGATTATTGAAGCAGCCGATCTGGTTACAGAAATGGTGGAGATAAAACACCCCTTTAAAAAAGGGATATCCAGCAGGAGGGGGATTGAGTATTAATGGCAGGATTTGTAGAAGCAGTCGCTAGATGTCCGGGAAGCTGCGGGGAACTTGTTGAAGGAAGCCGAGGTGGCCACAGTTTCCTTATTACATGCCCCGTAAATATCTATTCCTATGTAAAGGTTACCCTGGACCGCAATATAAGGGGTATTACAGGGCCGCATGACCGCGTCAAAACCGTTGCTGCCGTTGAAAAAACCCTGGAATATATGGGTGTAAAGGGAGTTGGGGGTTGGATATCGGTAGACTCCCAGATACCTGTTGGCGCCGGCATGGCCAGCAGCACAGCGGATATTACTGCTGCCTGTATGGCTGCATCAGCGGCTTTGGGGAAGGAACTTTCGATGGACGAGATAGCTGATATTGCCCTTTCCATTGAACCCAGTGATGGGGTTATGTATAAAGGGATAGTGGCCTTTGATTTTATAAAGGGCTCTATAAGGGAATTTTTAGGGATGCCGCCTCCTATCGATATTTTAATA is a genomic window of Koleobacter methoxysyntrophicus containing:
- a CDS encoding cob(I)yrinic acid a,c-diamide adenosyltransferase — translated: MNKPFEKGLIQVYTGNSKGKTTAALGLTLRAVGHGLKVCIIQFLKGSMYTGELFSAQRLYPNVEIYQFGKNCPYASLIKDGFMKCIGCGECFVMREKITPVDREIVSKAVGFAEGVVLSEKYDIVVLDEISHGINVGLIDLNEVLELLNRKPERLELVLTGRNMPEEIIEAADLVTEMVEIKHPFKKGISSRRGIEY